A section of the Perognathus longimembris pacificus isolate PPM17 chromosome 7, ASM2315922v1, whole genome shotgun sequence genome encodes:
- the LOC125354633 gene encoding Fanconi anemia group B protein-like has translation MSFNQQERLLCYNGEVLIFQLSNGNFSDKVSAETSILRVRKIAFDSETRKFVLKSTGFCHIQKASSHLKIICCNCVSDFRTGINLPYVLIQKKSDGVFKYYLLFFHNTNKFEKCLSFSLDYEMNDSIRVHNGPLVLWQYGKTFYYISSQIGKITSISTNWSSIQWAGEIQSLGMVLLARMEYTSKLLQSSYGVYNSKFCMYSLQSQKILSDTCIIPPAYTTVVTYIHVCTTEIVNNQLRMSLIALTRKNQLVSFHNGTLKSVCQLPFEDPCAVQSLDSGEGKFFFIVLFRTNHVCAVSKKNFQITAKWDNFSLVLVDDFIGTGREQVLLLFKDSLNSDPLTSFELTDLDKINYSSKPVEFYEDDLLEEQYKNRCLVIPPLQRRIKAGLGLTQEFKKHILLKEKFILKSCKALINLTQDDSTSNAEEQCLVPFCGEEDFANTFSEKLPDAFQHSEQQIEKIWYRVLDGSLIVGVKTTSSLKLSLNEVTLSLLIDQSYNAIVPVIECQNKVIQLSMDSFSEPHWKPYEIGVEAKRIKLNKEEGSLIGEQPSKKEYEQIITGVTSLSPLLALNKFSCVVLLQFKERKTGKYPEDRFVSCGRLCISLKDLSSEKYLLTFPEKKLIQHMEDLFAYLTVLNKYCFQLTSSSGSALNLMKMWLIEYMKCEVIKEFPEMCFCKEPRNVYGTLLNWKQKTPFKGILTIYTRNQTVLFQCLHNLTRLLPINCFFQKLKSGSEDILVDNFALTLENELVTLASFSTLTLHNFESNFVPEHEAIKEKSSTKTTSPETEDKIHLFRKEFEREKRKVVEMDLKMSGAHYREMTLKLAEIQLQSDLVAQKMTSLSLTKF, from the coding sequence ATGTCATTCAATCAACAAGAAAGACTCTTATGTTATAATGGGGAAGTCCTTATTTTCCAGTTGTCTAACGggaatttttcagataaagtatcTGCAGAGACATCCATATTACGTGTTAGAAAGATAGCATTTGACAGTGAAACCAGAAAGTTTGTCCTGAAGTCCACTGGATTCTGTCACATACAGAAAGCAAgctctcatttaaaaattatatgttgCAACTGTGTGTCAGATTTCAGAACTGGAATTAACCTCCCTTATGTTTTGATACAAAAAAAATCGGATGgtgttttcaaatattatttgCTGTTTTTCCACAACAccaataaatttgaaaaatgtttaaGTTTTAGTCTAGACTATGAGATGAATGACAGCATAAGAGTCCATAATGGCCCTTTAGTTTTATGGCAATATGGCAAGACATTCTACTATATCTCTTCCCAAATTGGCAAAATCACTAGCATATCAACTAATTGGTCTTCTATTCAGTGGGCAGGTGAGATTCAAAGTCTAGGTATGGTTTTATTGGCACGAATGGAATATACCTCAAAGCTGTTACAATCCAGTTATGGAGTTTATAATAGCAAGTTTTGTATGTATTCTCTTCAAAGtcaaaaaatattaagtgataccTGTATTATTCCTCCTGCTTATACTACTGTGGTAACTTACATTCATGTCTGTACAACTGAGATTGTCAACAACCAGTTAAGAATGTCTCTGATTGCCCTTACTCGAAAGAATCAGCTCGTTTCATTTCACAATGGGACACTTAAAAGTGTGTGCCAGCTTCCATTTGAAGATCCTTGTGCAGTTCAATCCTTGGACTCAGGTGAAGGaaaattctttttcattgttttatttaggACCAATCATGTTTGTGCTGTTTCGAAAAAGAACTTTCAGATTACTGCTAAGTGGGATAATTTTAGTTTAGTACTGGTGGATGACTTCATTGGAACTGGGAGAGAACAGGTACTGCTCCTTTTTAAAGATTCTTTGAATTCAGATCCCCTGACTTCATTTGAACTAACAGATCTTGACAAAATAAACTATTCGAGTAAACCAGTGGAGTTTTATGAAGATGATTTGTTGGAAGAGCAATATAAAAACCGTTGCTTGGTGATTCCACCTCTGCAAAGAAGAATAAAAGCAGGTTTGGGTTTAACTCAGGAATTCAAGAAGCATATCTTGCTTAaggaaaaatttattttgaaatcttGCAAAGCTTTAATAAACTTGACTCAAGATGACAGTACATCAAATGCAGAGGAGCAATGTCTTGTTCCTTTTTGTGGGGAAGAAGACTTTGCCAATACCTTCAGTGAAAAGTTGCCAGATGCTTTTCAACATTCAGAACAGCAAATAGAGAAGATATGGTATCGTGTATTGGATGGTAGCTTAATTGTTGGAGTAAAAACCACATCTTCTTTGAAGCTATCCCTGAATGAGGTGACTTTGTCATTATTAATAGACCAATCCTATAATGCCATTGTTCCGGTTATTGAGTGTCAAAACAAGGTGATTCAGTTGAGTATGGATTCTTTCTCAGAACCACACTGGAAGCCATATGAAATAGGGGTGGAGGCAAAAAGGATCAAGTTGAACAAGGAAGAAGGAAGCTTAATTGGTGAACAGCCATCTAAGAAGGAATATGAACAGATAATTACTGGTGTAACATCTCTTTCACCACTTTTAGCACTCAATAAATTTTCTTGTGTTGTCCTACTGCaatttaaagagagaaaaactgGTAAGTATCCTGAAGATCGTTTTGTTTCATGTGGAAGACTTTGTATAAGTCTCAAAGATCTTTCAAGTGAGAAATACCTACTGACATTTCCAGAGAAGAAACTGATACAGCACATGGAAGATCTTTTTGCATACCTGACAgtgttgaacaaatactgtttTCAACTTACCTCATCATCTGGCAGTGCCTTGAATTTAATGAAGATGTGGCTTATAGAATACATGAAATGTGAAGTCATCAAAGAATTTCCAGAAATGTGCTTTTGTAAAGAACCAAGGAATGTCTACGGGACACTCCTCAACTGGAAACAAAAAACACCATTTAAAGGAATTTTAACAATCTATACTAGGAATCAAACAGTTTTGTTCCAATGTCTTCATAATCTTACTAGACTTCTCCCTATCAATTGCTTCTTCCAAAAACTAAAATCAGGAAGTGAGGATATCCTAGTTGATAATTTTGCATTAACTTTAGAGAATGAACTAgttaccctggcttctttttctacgTTAACCTTACACAATTTTGAAAGCAACTTTGTTCCAGAGCATGAAGCAATCAAAGAAAAGAGTAGTACCAAGACCACTTCTCCCGAGACAGAGGACAAAATCCATCTGTTCAGAAAGGAatttgagagagaaaagagaaaagtggtAGAAATGGACCTAAAAATGAGTGGTGCCCATTATAGAGAAATGACTTTGAAATTAGCTGAGATTCAGTTGCAATCAGACTTGGTTGCACAAAAAATGACTTCTCTTTCATTGACAAAGTTTTGA